In the genome of Prevotella sp. HUN102, one region contains:
- a CDS encoding DUF3408 domain-containing protein, whose amino-acid sequence MGNYGVKLRKPEDHPFYDQPDDYEEEKKKFEPIQVEETEESESHEEISQTSYQETDLSSMDKSASVEATHQRVGKSKVRKRLADFQGKYLQPLHISHRKAVYVSEETQKRLGYVVRKIGEHGASISGYVEICDFRTAKDIGIDRPEKNEILHNIPPTPEQEEFIGKLMEFAKTGNATLLGRAPLSESEEKAKMLIATDYARKKNQEICIFQITNRIRKNKG is encoded by the coding sequence ATGGGAAATTATGGCGTTAAACTCCGCAAGCCCGAAGACCATCCTTTTTATGACCAACCCGATGATTATGAAGAAGAGAAGAAAAAGTTCGAGCCCATTCAAGTGGAGGAAACAGAAGAGAGTGAGAGCCACGAGGAGATTTCCCAAACATCATATCAAGAGACGGATTTGTCTTCAATGGACAAATCAGCCTCTGTGGAAGCAACTCATCAGCGAGTGGGAAAATCCAAGGTCAGAAAGCGTTTAGCCGACTTTCAGGGCAAATACCTCCAACCACTTCATATTAGCCATCGCAAAGCCGTATATGTTTCAGAAGAAACACAAAAGCGGCTGGGCTATGTCGTGCGGAAAATTGGCGAGCATGGAGCGAGTATTTCGGGCTATGTGGAGATTTGCGATTTCCGCACGGCAAAGGACATCGGTATCGATCGCCCCGAGAAAAACGAGATACTGCACAACATACCGCCAACGCCGGAGCAGGAGGAGTTCATCGGCAAGCTGATGGAGTTCGCCAAGACGGGTAATGCCACACTCTTGGGACGTGCGCCGCTCAGCGAGAGCGAGGAAAAGGCAAAGATGCTTATCGCCACAGACTATGCCCGGAAAAAAAATCAAGAAATATGTATTTTCCAGATAACCAATAGGATAAGGAAGAATAAAGGATAA
- a CDS encoding GLPGLI family protein translates to MKQILMLLLLSVCCNVAAQKKLDDAKLECQYNYVYQNDTLKGSTKDDRLVLLIGAKVSKCYSYYSMQMDTTFSKPNWFEIVSAGINQALTSNVDPPHKRMKTYVYKNYPEKQMTVTDGLTEQDYIYTDSLNNIEWTISDSTKTILNYTVQMATCDYRGHHWTAWFALDVPVSDGPWKLHGLPGLIMEAYDTKAYHHFTLVGIRKVKDMPIVMSKTYVGTNKFEKTNRKSFLKMQRQYLENMTGMIKLETGIDLDPNSSHKILTFQPLETE, encoded by the coding sequence ATGAAACAGATTTTAATGCTGTTACTCCTGTCCGTATGCTGCAATGTCGCAGCACAGAAGAAACTTGATGATGCCAAGCTGGAGTGCCAATACAACTATGTCTATCAGAACGATACTTTAAAAGGAAGCACGAAAGACGACAGATTGGTATTGCTAATCGGAGCAAAGGTCTCTAAGTGTTACAGCTATTACAGTATGCAGATGGACACAACTTTCTCGAAACCAAACTGGTTTGAAATTGTGAGTGCAGGCATTAATCAGGCTCTTACCAGCAATGTAGACCCACCACACAAACGTATGAAAACGTATGTATATAAAAACTATCCCGAAAAACAAATGACAGTTACCGATGGGCTGACAGAGCAAGACTATATCTACACCGACTCACTGAACAATATTGAATGGACAATCAGCGACTCCACCAAAACTATCCTGAACTATACCGTGCAGATGGCTACGTGCGACTATCGGGGACACCACTGGACGGCGTGGTTCGCTCTCGACGTGCCCGTCAGCGACGGACCTTGGAAACTGCACGGACTGCCGGGACTCATAATGGAGGCATACGACACAAAGGCTTATCATCACTTCACACTCGTGGGAATACGAAAGGTAAAGGATATGCCCATCGTGATGAGCAAAACCTATGTAGGCACCAACAAATTTGAAAAGACAAACCGGAAAAGTTTCCTCAAGATGCAAAGGCAGTATCTTGAAAATATGACAGGAATGATTAAACTCGAAACAGGCATTGACCTCGACCCAAATTCCTCACACAAGATATTAACCTTCCAACCTCTGGAAACGGAGTAA
- a CDS encoding carboxypeptidase-like regulatory domain-containing protein yields the protein MKALLRYITFALLSMIALHSHAQTMLTGTVRLQKTGQPLAGVMVKLKQKDNNRILKFAQTQADGSYKIQVSSPLKGYELQFSLMGYATETVSLSEGQTQYDKTMTEKPTELKEVIVKAPSIRQRGDTLTYNVASFADGNDKSLADVLKKMPGIEVSESGEIKHNGKTLNKFYIEGRDMLGGRYNLATTNIHQTDVASVEVLQNHQPVKALDDISFSESPAINIKLKEAAKSRLVGTVKAGGGFRPNVWEGETTLMRFSKKAQLLNTLKSNNIGTDVTKDNTVLIDDIGSGFLSHNYSLKNYIDATPDRLMEISENRVRRNQTHTVSMNNLWGVGKNTDLSTQLIYSRDRLVSASHSQTSYFLNDSIIATDDSQAAKTKQNKLSASIVLTTNSNKLYLSNTLSTDLQWNDTHINMKGTYPNVQTANQPAYKVHDKFELLRRNGRHTFTFNSYNAYLSSPHTLQVERPDGTQHQSVRSNAFFSNNTTSLGYYLKPFMVSMKLGLVALSRSMKSRLEGVPDSLGVMENSIGMTYLRAYVSPEAEFSSGGWEIKLALPVNYTPYFFKDRLSQTSDNHHRIMVSPNIYVQYQFSSKIKMSLSGSFAQNDLNEQNFYNGLILGDYRNLNTGFVNYDNEHRKSLSLSFYYKQPLNTLFANAYITRSWNENALTKSRRFAGDYILNSYLARKNHSNSWMAGARVSKGIDLLRGMASLSTDYMGINGALVQNAGLSHYQSYLWNITAKFNIHPFEWLGINYELTSTNEAMKLKDANVKSSSNSLSQRIVCNFNITKAWMLKLSGEHYSNQLSDDTRRKLFLADISTAYTFANGVELSLNVRNLFNQKTYSYTHYTDLMQMRQEYELRPRNIWASVFFHF from the coding sequence ATGAAAGCACTTTTACGATACATCACATTTGCACTATTGAGTATGATTGCGTTGCATTCACACGCACAAACAATGCTCACAGGAACTGTGCGTTTACAGAAAACAGGGCAACCATTGGCAGGGGTTATGGTAAAGTTGAAGCAAAAGGATAATAATCGTATCTTGAAGTTCGCACAGACACAGGCAGACGGCAGCTACAAAATACAGGTATCCTCGCCCCTGAAAGGCTACGAACTGCAATTCTCCCTGATGGGATATGCCACGGAAACAGTCTCTCTTTCGGAAGGACAGACACAATACGACAAGACGATGACGGAGAAGCCCACCGAACTGAAAGAAGTCATAGTAAAAGCCCCGAGCATCCGTCAGCGTGGCGACACGCTGACCTACAACGTGGCAAGTTTTGCCGATGGCAATGACAAGTCGCTGGCAGACGTACTGAAGAAGATGCCGGGCATAGAAGTGTCTGAAAGTGGAGAGATAAAACACAACGGCAAGACTCTCAACAAATTCTATATCGAAGGCCGCGATATGCTCGGAGGCCGCTACAATCTCGCCACGACCAATATTCATCAGACAGACGTGGCATCGGTGGAAGTTTTGCAGAACCATCAGCCTGTCAAAGCCCTTGACGACATTTCATTTTCGGAAAGTCCGGCTATCAACATCAAACTCAAAGAGGCTGCCAAGAGCCGGCTCGTGGGAACTGTAAAGGCAGGGGGCGGATTCCGTCCGAACGTATGGGAAGGCGAAACAACGCTGATGCGGTTCTCCAAGAAGGCACAACTGCTGAACACACTGAAGAGCAACAACATAGGAACAGACGTTACAAAAGACAACACGGTGCTGATAGATGATATCGGGAGTGGTTTCCTGAGCCACAACTATTCATTAAAAAACTATATCGATGCGACACCCGACAGACTGATGGAAATCAGTGAGAATCGTGTGCGCAGGAATCAGACGCATACTGTCTCGATGAACAATCTCTGGGGAGTGGGAAAGAACACCGACCTTTCCACGCAACTGATTTATTCCCGCGACAGACTGGTGTCGGCCTCGCATTCGCAGACTTCATACTTCCTCAACGACAGTATCATTGCCACGGACGACAGCCAAGCGGCCAAGACCAAGCAAAACAAACTTTCAGCAAGCATCGTGCTGACCACGAACAGCAACAAACTTTATCTTTCCAATACCCTCTCTACCGACTTGCAATGGAATGATACCCATATAAATATGAAAGGAACTTATCCTAATGTTCAGACTGCCAATCAGCCCGCGTACAAGGTTCACGACAAGTTCGAGTTGCTAAGGAGAAACGGCAGGCATACCTTTACATTCAATTCCTATAATGCGTATCTGTCCAGTCCTCACACCTTACAGGTGGAACGCCCTGACGGAACGCAGCATCAGAGCGTGCGCTCCAATGCCTTTTTCAGCAACAATACCACTTCGCTGGGATATTACCTCAAACCCTTTATGGTGTCGATGAAGTTGGGACTGGTTGCATTGAGCCGCAGTATGAAGAGCAGACTTGAGGGTGTTCCTGATTCATTGGGTGTGATGGAAAACAGTATAGGTATGACTTATCTCCGTGCCTATGTCTCACCTGAAGCCGAATTCAGCAGTGGAGGATGGGAAATAAAACTGGCTTTGCCGGTAAACTATACGCCCTACTTCTTCAAGGACAGGCTTTCCCAGACTTCCGACAATCATCACCGGATAATGGTTTCGCCCAACATCTATGTGCAGTATCAGTTCTCCTCCAAAATAAAAATGTCGCTTTCGGGAAGTTTCGCCCAGAACGACCTCAATGAGCAGAACTTCTATAATGGTCTGATACTCGGCGATTATCGGAATCTGAACACGGGATTCGTGAACTATGACAATGAGCACCGCAAGTCGCTCTCATTGTCTTTCTATTACAAGCAGCCCTTGAACACGCTCTTTGCCAATGCCTACATAACGCGTTCGTGGAACGAGAATGCGCTGACCAAATCCCGAAGATTTGCAGGCGATTACATTCTCAACTCCTATCTCGCACGGAAAAACCATTCAAACAGTTGGATGGCAGGTGCGAGAGTGAGCAAAGGTATTGACCTTCTCCGGGGTATGGCAAGCCTTTCCACCGACTATATGGGCATCAACGGCGCATTGGTGCAGAACGCCGGACTGTCCCATTATCAATCCTATCTCTGGAATATCACGGCAAAATTCAACATCCACCCCTTTGAATGGCTCGGCATCAACTATGAGCTGACTTCCACCAACGAGGCAATGAAACTGAAAGATGCAAACGTGAAATCCTCATCCAACAGCCTTTCTCAGCGTATTGTCTGCAATTTCAACATCACAAAAGCGTGGATGCTCAAACTCTCTGGGGAACATTACAGCAATCAGTTGTCCGATGATACCCGAAGAAAACTCTTCCTTGCCGATATTTCCACAGCTTACACCTTTGCAAACGGTGTAGAACTGAGCCTTAACGTGCGCAATCTCTTCAACCAAAAAACCTATTCCTACACCCATTACACAGACCTTATGCAAATGAGACAGGAATACGAACTGCGACCAAGAAACATCTGGGCATCTGTGTTCTTTCATTTCTAA
- a CDS encoding GLPGLI family protein, which produces MKYIWTIFFVLISSVVTAQKKLDAANLECQYQYIYVEDTLKKIMGEDDRLVLLVGSKLSKCYSYYSLQIDSLQENPKHREIFDARFKEFLKTGVLPPHKRMKAYIYKNLPEGKMTVTDGMLLQDYIYTDSLNNIDWTISDSTKTILNYTVQMATCDYRGHHWTAWFAPDVPVSDGPWKLHGLPGLIMEAYDTKAYHHFTLVGIRKVKDMPIVMSKTYVGTKKYEKVSRQKFIKMERQYYEDTTGIIRLETGIDLAPNSSPKILTFQPLETE; this is translated from the coding sequence ATGAAATACATTTGGACCATTTTTTTTGTATTAATATCATCTGTTGTAACTGCACAGAAGAAACTTGACGCTGCCAATCTGGAGTGTCAGTATCAATATATATATGTAGAGGATACTCTGAAAAAAATAATGGGAGAGGACGACAGACTCGTGCTGCTGGTAGGATCAAAGCTGTCAAAATGTTATAGTTATTATAGCCTTCAGATTGATTCTTTACAAGAAAATCCCAAACACCGTGAAATTTTTGATGCAAGATTTAAAGAATTTTTAAAAACAGGTGTACTGCCACCACATAAGCGTATGAAGGCATACATCTATAAAAATCTTCCTGAAGGGAAAATGACCGTTACTGACGGAATGCTCTTACAGGATTATATCTACACCGACTCGCTGAATAATATTGACTGGACGATCAGCGATTCCACCAAAACGATACTGAACTACACCGTGCAGATGGCTACGTGCGACTATCGGGGACACCACTGGACGGCGTGGTTTGCCCCTGACGTGCCCGTCAGCGACGGACCTTGGAAACTGCACGGACTGCCAGGACTCATAATGGAGGCATACGACACAAAGGCTTATCATCACTTCACACTCGTGGGAATACGAAAGGTAAAGGATATGCCCATCGTGATGAGCAAAACCTATGTAGGCACCAAGAAGTATGAAAAGGTAAGCAGACAGAAATTCATCAAGATGGAAAGACAGTATTATGAAGATACGACCGGAATAATCAGGCTCGAAACGGGCATTGACCTTGCCCCCAATTCCTCCCCAAAGATATTGACTTTCCAACCTCTGGAAACGGAATAA
- a CDS encoding IS982 family transposase, which produces MITEDKVIEIFCVIDEFCKSLGAELNKNLQIAPTDEGYKHVRHRKGRMCESEIMTILLCCHFGTFRNFKHYYLFFVKVHLAQCFPTAVSYNRFVELMPREFFTMLTFMKLYAFGKCTGISFVDSTMIPVCHNVRRYFNRFFEGFAKSGKGTMGWCHGFKLHLLCNDTGEIITFCLTPANVADRDQRVWSVFTKVLYGKVFADRGYIKRELFEGLFEQGIHLVHGLKAKMKNKLMPVYDKIMLRKRYIIECINELLKNKANLVHSRHRSIHNFIMNLCSALAAYCFFENKPDGLSVYLEDKRQLELF; this is translated from the coding sequence ATGATTACCGAAGACAAAGTTATAGAAATTTTCTGTGTTATTGATGAGTTTTGCAAGAGTTTAGGCGCAGAATTGAATAAAAACCTTCAAATAGCTCCCACAGACGAAGGCTACAAGCATGTCAGACACCGTAAGGGGCGTATGTGTGAAAGTGAGATTATGACCATTTTGCTATGCTGCCATTTTGGGACTTTCCGAAACTTCAAACATTATTATCTGTTCTTTGTGAAAGTTCATCTTGCCCAATGTTTTCCCACCGCAGTATCCTACAATCGCTTTGTGGAACTTATGCCTCGGGAGTTCTTTACAATGCTTACTTTTATGAAACTTTACGCCTTTGGCAAATGCACGGGAATCAGCTTTGTCGATAGTACTATGATACCTGTATGCCATAATGTAAGAAGATATTTCAATAGGTTTTTTGAGGGCTTTGCCAAGAGCGGAAAGGGTACAATGGGATGGTGCCATGGCTTCAAACTGCATCTGCTTTGCAATGACACAGGAGAGATCATAACATTCTGTCTTACACCTGCCAACGTGGCCGACAGAGATCAAAGGGTATGGTCTGTTTTCACAAAAGTGCTCTATGGAAAAGTATTCGCAGACAGGGGATATATCAAGCGGGAACTCTTTGAGGGACTCTTTGAGCAGGGAATACATCTTGTACACGGACTGAAAGCAAAGATGAAAAACAAACTTATGCCTGTGTATGATAAAATCATGCTACGAAAGAGATATATAATAGAGTGTATAAATGAGTTATTGAAAAACAAGGCAAACCTTGTACATTCAAGACACAGGTCGATACATAATTTCATCATGAACTTATGCTCGGCATTGGCGGCGTATTGTTTCTTTGAAAATAAACCGGATGGGCTGTCAGTATATTTGGAAGATAAAAGACAACTGGAACTTTTTTAA
- a CDS encoding GLPGLI family protein — translation MKQILMLLLLCACCNVSAQKKLDNANLECQYQYIYVKDSLKKIMGEDDRLILLVGPKLSKCASYHSIQVDSLQENPKRREIFDAEFKELLRTGVQPRHKRMKAYVYKNLPEGKMTVTDGLTMQDYIYTDSLNNIDWTISDSTKTILNYTVQMATCNYRGHYWTAWFAPDVPVSDGPWKLHGLPGIIMEAYDTKAYHHFTLVGIRKVKDMPIVMSKAYVGTKKFEKTNRKSFLKMQRQYLENMTGMIKLETGIDLDPNSSRKVLTFQPLETE, via the coding sequence ATGAAACAGATTTTAATGCTATTACTCCTATGTGCATGCTGCAATGTCTCAGCACAGAAGAAACTTGATAATGCCAATTTGGAGTGTCAGTATCAATATATATATGTAAAGGATAGTCTGAAGAAAATAATGGGAGAGGACGACAGACTCATACTGCTGGTAGGACCGAAACTGTCAAAATGTGCCAGTTACCATAGCATTCAGGTTGATTCTTTACAAGAGAATCCTAAGCGTCGCGAAATTTTTGATGCAGAATTTAAAGAACTCCTAAGGACAGGCGTACAGCCACGGCATAAGCGTATGAAAGCCTATGTCTATAAAAATCTTCCTGAAGGGAAAATGACTGTTACTGACGGTTTGACGATGCAGGACTATATCTACACCGACTCGCTGAACAATATTGACTGGACGATCAGCGACTCCACCAAAACTATACTGAACTATACCGTGCAGATGGCCACGTGCAACTATCGCGGACATTACTGGACGGCGTGGTTCGCTCCCGACGTGCCCGTCAGCGACGGACCTTGGAAACTGCACGGACTGCCGGGAATCATTATGGAGGCATACGATACAAAGGCCTATCATCACTTCACGCTCGTGGGAATACGAAAGGTAAAGGATATGCCCATCGTGATGAGCAAGGCGTATGTAGGCACTAAGAAATTTGAAAAGACAAACCGCAAAAGTTTTCTCAAGATGCAAAGGCAGTATCTTGAAAATATGACAGGAATGATTAAACTCGAAACGGGTATAGACCTCGACCCAAATTCCTCTCGCAAGGTTTTGACCTTTCAACCTCTGGAAACGGAATGA
- a CDS encoding helix-turn-helix transcriptional regulator, producing the protein MRLNRIKLVLVEKEVSQTQLAKDLGKSFSTINAYCSNRKQPSLDLLNKIAEYLSVNIKDLIVDNK; encoded by the coding sequence ATGAGACTGAACAGAATAAAACTCGTGCTTGTGGAAAAAGAAGTTTCCCAGACGCAATTGGCAAAGGACTTAGGTAAAAGTTTCAGCACAATCAATGCGTATTGTAGCAATCGCAAACAGCCCTCCTTGGACTTGCTGAATAAAATAGCAGAATATCTATCCGTGAATATCAAGGACTTAATTGTCGATAATAAGTAA
- a CDS encoding master DNA invertase Mpi family serine-type recombinase, which yields MIYGYIRVSSDKQTVENQRFEITNFCEKERLSIDDWIEETISGTKNYSKRQLGKLLKKVGKDDIIICSELSRLGRNLFMIMEILNICMTKECRVWTIKDNYRLGDDIQSKVLAFAFGLSAEIERNLISQRTKEALARKKAEGIVLGRPKGRRSSPEKYKLFGKEVLISELLKSGISKRKISKICKVDRNTLARFIELNKLMVN from the coding sequence ATGATATACGGTTACATTAGAGTGAGTAGCGACAAACAAACAGTAGAAAATCAACGCTTCGAAATCACAAACTTTTGTGAGAAAGAACGGCTGTCAATAGACGACTGGATCGAAGAAACCATCAGTGGAACTAAAAATTATAGCAAACGTCAGCTAGGTAAATTACTAAAAAAAGTGGGCAAAGATGATATTATCATTTGCAGCGAATTGTCCCGACTTGGGCGTAACTTATTTATGATAATGGAAATTCTCAATATATGTATGACCAAGGAGTGTCGTGTCTGGACAATCAAGGACAACTACCGTCTGGGCGATGACATTCAGAGCAAAGTCCTTGCCTTTGCTTTTGGCCTGTCTGCTGAAATTGAACGCAATCTGATCAGTCAACGCACGAAAGAGGCATTAGCACGAAAAAAGGCAGAAGGAATCGTGCTCGGTCGCCCCAAAGGGCGGAGGAGTTCACCCGAAAAATACAAATTATTCGGTAAGGAAGTGCTTATATCGGAATTGTTGAAAAGTGGAATCTCCAAACGGAAAATATCAAAAATTTGCAAAGTGGACAGGAATACCCTTGCACGATTTATTGAACTTAATAAATTGATGGTAAATTAA
- a CDS encoding cysteine peptidase family C39 domain-containing protein produces MRKFPLTKQHDAMQCGIACLQMICKHHGKKYSTVFLSSLCPESKEGVSLAAISKSATKIGLNNKCGLAEVEELNRENVPCILHWNQNHFVVLYKVKKGKTFYIADPGKGLVKYDFEEFKKHWISTKNNGEEKGIAMFLEPTPEFYTNNIAEDDTRDGRSFKFLFRYIRKYHKYFGQIVLGLLVGSLLQLILPFYGAQNEAYKMS; encoded by the coding sequence ATGAGAAAGTTTCCTCTGACAAAACAGCATGATGCTATGCAATGTGGAATTGCGTGTCTGCAAATGATATGCAAACACCACGGCAAGAAATACTCCACCGTCTTTCTATCATCATTGTGCCCTGAGAGTAAAGAAGGGGTTTCACTTGCGGCAATCAGTAAATCAGCAACTAAAATAGGACTAAATAATAAATGTGGATTAGCAGAAGTTGAAGAATTAAATCGTGAAAACGTCCCCTGTATTCTTCATTGGAACCAAAACCATTTCGTAGTACTCTATAAGGTAAAGAAGGGAAAGACGTTCTACATCGCCGACCCTGGAAAGGGACTCGTGAAATACGATTTTGAGGAATTCAAGAAGCACTGGATAAGCACGAAAAACAATGGAGAAGAAAAAGGCATAGCAATGTTTCTCGAACCCACACCGGAGTTCTATACTAACAACATTGCCGAAGATGACACAAGAGATGGGCGTTCATTCAAGTTCCTGTTCAGATACATAAGGAAGTACCACAAGTATTTCGGGCAAATAGTTTTGGGACTGCTTGTAGGAAGTCTGTTGCAACTCATACTGCCCTTCTATGGGGCACAGAACGAAGCGTATAAAATGAGTTGA
- a CDS encoding DEAD/DEAH box helicase family protein, with translation MEEKISKSAFCEDSRVKFPTLMHLMGMGFKYVSLKGLKTKYVIAPKTEFDPLTNILTDYFTEAYNKLNPNVENEAAGKLLAKIQSSLMNDDLGRQFYNEILLNTGERIIDLSSPANFYKNNTFQVTTEMTCGDKDNDNYRPDITLFVNGLPLAFIEVKKENNHKGILAETDRMKQRFVNPKYRRFLNLTQIMVFSNDMEYDNNEVTPTIGAFYATIGKKNTKYNCFREEGQDSFPIERHIRQVTLQEEEILLRDSNVPQYKNSSEYKTNCLANTPTKRMCDSLFSFNRFHFLLKYGIAYVDYTNGLQKHIMRYPQLFATKAIERHLEAGKTKGIIWHTQGSGKTALSFYNVKYLTDYYSSKGIVPQFFFIVDRLDLMIQAQREFSYRGLKVNSVQTKDDFAKIISSGLTTQNREGKPEITVVNIQKFSNDSKALPKNAYNVPVQRIYFIDEAHRNYSPDGCFLKNLISSDSNAVKIALTGTPIISKEYNTKNIFGDYIHTYFYNASIADGYTRRLIREDIGSNYKIRLQEALNSIRVKAHSVKESDVYAHRTYVQPLLDYVINDLQQFRIKNEDNTLGGMVVCNSKEQAQMMYRLFLEKYADETELDNERDEDGATVYRSITAGEMEVKKKPYASSG, from the coding sequence ATGGAAGAAAAAATATCAAAGTCAGCTTTCTGCGAAGACAGCAGAGTAAAATTTCCAACTCTTATGCACCTTATGGGCATGGGATTCAAGTATGTTTCTCTTAAAGGCCTGAAAACAAAGTATGTCATAGCTCCTAAGACGGAGTTTGACCCTCTCACGAATATTCTGACAGACTATTTCACGGAAGCCTATAATAAGCTCAATCCAAATGTAGAAAACGAAGCGGCAGGAAAGCTACTTGCAAAGATACAGTCTTCACTAATGAATGACGATTTGGGACGACAATTCTATAATGAAATCCTGCTTAATACAGGCGAGAGAATCATAGATTTGTCCTCACCTGCAAATTTCTACAAGAACAATACTTTCCAAGTAACTACTGAAATGACATGTGGCGATAAGGATAATGACAACTATCGCCCAGACATTACGCTTTTTGTTAATGGGTTACCTTTGGCTTTTATCGAAGTAAAGAAAGAAAACAATCACAAAGGAATACTGGCGGAAACCGACCGTATGAAACAACGCTTCGTAAATCCCAAATACAGGCGTTTTCTTAACCTTACCCAAATTATGGTATTCAGCAACGATATGGAATACGACAACAACGAGGTAACTCCAACTATCGGTGCTTTTTATGCCACAATCGGTAAGAAAAACACCAAATACAACTGTTTCCGTGAGGAAGGACAGGATAGTTTCCCCATAGAACGGCATATTCGGCAAGTGACCCTGCAAGAGGAGGAAATCCTGTTGCGTGATAGCAATGTGCCTCAATACAAGAACAGCAGTGAGTACAAAACAAATTGCCTTGCCAATACCCCAACCAAGCGTATGTGCGACAGTCTGTTCTCTTTCAATCGTTTCCACTTTCTGTTGAAATACGGCATTGCCTATGTGGATTACACAAATGGACTCCAAAAGCATATCATGCGCTATCCGCAACTGTTTGCGACCAAAGCCATTGAACGCCATTTGGAGGCTGGAAAGACAAAGGGCATTATTTGGCACACGCAAGGAAGCGGCAAGACAGCCTTGTCTTTTTACAACGTAAAGTATCTGACGGACTATTATTCCTCGAAAGGGATTGTTCCCCAATTCTTTTTCATTGTTGACCGTTTGGATTTGATGATACAAGCCCAAAGAGAGTTCTCGTATAGAGGATTGAAAGTCAATTCGGTGCAGACAAAAGATGATTTTGCAAAGATTATCAGCAGTGGACTGACCACACAGAACAGAGAGGGCAAGCCTGAGATAACCGTTGTGAACATACAGAAGTTTTCCAATGACTCAAAGGCTTTGCCAAAGAACGCCTATAATGTACCTGTGCAGCGCATCTACTTTATTGATGAAGCACACCGAAATTACAGTCCAGATGGCTGTTTCTTGAAAAATCTTATTTCCAGCGACAGCAATGCTGTGAAAATAGCTTTGACGGGTACGCCCATTATCAGCAAGGAATACAACACGAAGAACATTTTCGGAGATTATATACACACTTATTTTTACAATGCTTCCATCGCAGACGGATACACACGTCGCCTGATACGAGAAGATATTGGCTCCAATTACAAAATCAGGTTGCAGGAGGCTTTGAACAGCATTCGCGTAAAGGCTCATAGCGTTAAGGAAAGCGATGTATATGCACACAGAACATACGTCCAGCCACTCCTTGACTATGTGATAAATGACTTGCAGCAGTTTCGTATCAAAAACGAAGACAACACTTTGGGCGGCATGGTGGTATGCAACAGCAAGGAGCAGGCACAAATGATGTACAGGCTTTTCCTTGAAAAGTATGCCGATGAAACCGAACTTGACAATGAAAGAGACGAGGATGGAGCAACGGTATATCGCAGTATTACCGCAGGAGAAATGGAAGTCAAGAAGAAACCTTACGCCAGTTCGGGATAA